A genome region from Leifsonia sp. Root112D2 includes the following:
- a CDS encoding low molecular weight protein-tyrosine-phosphatase, with product MTFAPDADEQPAPFRLCFVCTGNICRSPMAEVVFRDIVSKAGLQHRVQVSSAGTGDWHVGEKADARTIAALARRGYDGELHRARQFETEWFERLDLVVVLDRSHERVLRTWAPNDVEASKVQLLLSFDPALAAQSDVPDPYYSDAAMFDSVLATIETASRSLFAQLEPALRAATPRAATPPTGSSPTKGTAS from the coding sequence ATGACCTTTGCGCCGGACGCCGACGAGCAGCCCGCGCCGTTCCGGCTCTGTTTCGTGTGCACCGGCAACATCTGCCGCTCCCCGATGGCCGAGGTGGTTTTTCGCGACATCGTGAGCAAGGCCGGCCTGCAGCACCGCGTGCAGGTGAGCTCCGCCGGCACCGGCGATTGGCATGTGGGCGAGAAGGCGGATGCCCGCACCATCGCAGCCCTCGCCCGTCGCGGCTACGACGGCGAACTCCACCGTGCCCGCCAGTTCGAGACCGAGTGGTTCGAACGCCTCGACCTTGTGGTCGTGCTCGACCGCAGCCACGAGCGCGTGCTGCGCACCTGGGCACCGAACGACGTCGAGGCCAGCAAGGTGCAGCTGCTGCTTTCCTTCGACCCTGCGCTGGCCGCCCAGAGCGACGTTCCCGATCCGTATTACTCGGATGCGGCCATGTTCGACTCGGTGCTGGCAACCATCGAGACCGCCTCACGCTCGCTCTTCGCCCAGCTCGAACCGGCCCTGCGCGCCGCCACACCCCGCGCCGCCACGCCCCCGACGGGCTCGTCGCCCACGAAAGGCACCGCCTCATGA
- a CDS encoding phage holin family protein encodes MRFLVKLIINALALWLTTLIVSGVTVTPFSPGGTLPTLLTYLLVALIFGVVNGVVGTAIRVVAFPLYILTLGLIALIVNGLLLLLVSWISGLMGFGLTVSGFWAGVLGALVLAIISWIIGLFARPLTRR; translated from the coding sequence ATGAGATTCCTGGTGAAGCTGATCATCAACGCCCTTGCCCTGTGGCTGACGACCCTCATCGTGTCGGGAGTCACCGTGACGCCATTTTCTCCCGGCGGCACGCTGCCCACCCTTCTGACGTATCTTCTGGTCGCGCTGATCTTCGGCGTGGTCAACGGCGTGGTGGGCACCGCCATTCGTGTGGTGGCGTTCCCGCTGTATATCCTCACGCTGGGCCTCATTGCGCTTATCGTCAACGGCCTGCTGCTGTTGCTCGTCTCCTGGATCAGTGGCCTGATGGGCTTCGGCCTGACCGTCTCCGGATTCTGGGCCGGGGTGCTCGGCGCTCTGGTGCTGGCGATCATCAGCTGGATCATCGGCCTCTTCGCCCGGCCGCTCACGAGACGATAG
- a CDS encoding histidinol-phosphate transaminase yields the protein MTTPEPLPVKVRPEIAATAAYAQGRTPSADGFKLSSNENPYAPLPGVLAAVAAASALNRYPDAQATALRARLAERFDVAIERVLVGSGSVALLAQFISAAAGAGDEVLYAWRSFEAYPGLVTVAGATSVRVPVLADGRHDLPAMAAAVTERTRVIIVCTPNNPTSTIVTKDEFATFMAAVPSDVLVLLDEAYGEFETDADAVDGTPLLADHRNLVVLRTFSKAYGLAALRIGYAVGHPAILAAAHSAAIPLSVTEVAQAAALASIDLEEELMERVARIALQRDHTRQALLEQGWNIPEAQGNFVWLPTGEATNAAADAFFDAGLSVRPFHPDGIRVSIGEPESVEKLLKISQEIVRTLPNGHPGKRLG from the coding sequence GTGACCACGCCCGAGCCTCTGCCCGTGAAAGTGCGCCCCGAAATCGCTGCGACGGCCGCGTATGCGCAGGGCCGCACGCCTTCTGCCGACGGCTTCAAGCTGTCGAGCAATGAGAATCCGTATGCGCCGCTGCCGGGGGTGCTCGCGGCGGTGGCAGCGGCATCCGCTCTCAACCGGTATCCGGATGCGCAGGCCACCGCGCTGCGAGCGCGGCTTGCCGAGCGCTTCGATGTGGCCATCGAGAGGGTGCTCGTCGGCTCGGGATCGGTGGCGCTGCTCGCGCAATTCATCTCGGCAGCGGCCGGAGCCGGCGATGAGGTTCTCTACGCGTGGCGGTCGTTCGAGGCCTACCCCGGGCTGGTCACTGTCGCCGGCGCGACGAGCGTACGCGTGCCCGTGCTCGCCGACGGAAGACACGACCTGCCCGCGATGGCCGCAGCCGTCACCGAGCGCACCCGGGTGATCATCGTGTGCACGCCCAACAACCCCACGAGCACCATCGTCACAAAAGACGAGTTCGCCACGTTCATGGCGGCCGTGCCCTCCGACGTGCTCGTGCTGCTCGACGAGGCGTACGGCGAGTTCGAGACCGACGCGGATGCCGTCGACGGCACGCCGCTGCTCGCCGACCACCGCAATCTGGTGGTGCTGCGCACCTTCTCCAAGGCGTACGGCCTCGCGGCGCTGCGCATCGGATACGCCGTCGGACACCCGGCGATTCTCGCCGCCGCGCACTCGGCTGCCATCCCGCTTTCCGTCACCGAGGTCGCCCAAGCCGCCGCCCTGGCATCCATCGACCTCGAAGAAGAACTCATGGAGCGGGTCGCTCGCATTGCCCTGCAGCGTGATCACACGCGGCAGGCGTTGCTCGAGCAGGGCTGGAACATTCCCGAGGCGCAGGGCAACTTCGTCTGGTTGCCGACCGGTGAGGCCACAAATGCCGCCGCCGACGCCTTCTTCGACGCCGGGCTCTCCGTGCGGCCATTCCACCCCGACGGCATCCGCGTGAGCATCGGCGAGCCGGAGTCTGTGGAGAAACTCCTAAAGATTTCGCAGGAGATTGTGCGGACGCTACCAAATGGGCATCCGGGCAAGCGGTTAGGTTAG
- a CDS encoding thiamine pyrophosphate-dependent dehydrogenase E1 component subunit alpha, which produces MSATSENHRTTPTVQFLTVDGRFAPSESADEYLPYLERLSEDDHRRFYRDMVVMRKFDIEAANLQRQGQLALWVPSHGQEAAQVGSAYAARAQDHIFPSYREHAIGMIRGIDLVDILRLLRGITLGGWVPEEHGNFHLYSLVLASQTLHATGYAMGMQLDGATGTGNPGTDAAVLVYFGDGASSQGDVSESLVFAASYQTPQVFFLQNNHWAISVPVERQSRTPLYLRGSGFGVPGTRIDGNDVLAGFAVTSKWLDDAREGHGPALIEALTYRIGAHTTADDPTKYRTDDELQSWIQRDPIARFRTYLQGRGVEQEFLDSVEQEADDLASDARHRTLALGVPPIDTVFDNVYAEQHPLIDEQKEWLHRYEASFGQEQA; this is translated from the coding sequence GTGTCTGCCACCTCTGAGAACCACAGAACCACGCCGACGGTCCAATTCCTCACCGTGGACGGGCGGTTCGCGCCGAGCGAGAGCGCAGACGAATACCTGCCCTACCTCGAGCGGCTGAGCGAAGACGACCACCGCCGGTTCTACCGCGACATGGTCGTGATGCGGAAGTTCGACATCGAGGCTGCCAACCTGCAGCGCCAGGGCCAGCTCGCACTCTGGGTGCCCAGCCACGGCCAGGAGGCCGCCCAGGTCGGCTCCGCCTACGCGGCCCGTGCGCAGGATCACATCTTTCCCTCCTACCGCGAACATGCCATCGGCATGATTCGCGGCATCGACCTCGTCGACATCCTGCGGCTGCTGCGCGGCATCACCCTCGGCGGCTGGGTTCCCGAGGAACACGGCAACTTTCACCTCTACTCACTCGTGCTCGCCTCGCAGACGCTGCACGCCACCGGCTACGCCATGGGTATGCAGCTCGACGGCGCGACCGGCACCGGCAACCCCGGGACGGATGCCGCGGTGCTCGTCTATTTCGGTGACGGCGCCTCCTCGCAGGGCGACGTGAGCGAGTCGCTCGTCTTCGCCGCCAGCTACCAGACCCCGCAGGTCTTCTTCCTGCAGAACAACCACTGGGCCATCTCGGTTCCTGTCGAACGCCAGTCGCGCACTCCCCTGTATCTGCGCGGCAGCGGATTCGGCGTGCCGGGTACGCGCATCGACGGCAACGATGTGCTCGCGGGCTTCGCCGTCACCTCCAAGTGGTTGGATGACGCGCGAGAGGGCCACGGTCCGGCGCTCATCGAGGCGCTCACGTATCGCATCGGCGCGCACACCACCGCCGACGACCCCACGAAGTACCGCACCGACGACGAACTGCAGTCCTGGATCCAGCGCGACCCGATAGCCCGCTTCCGCACCTATCTGCAGGGCCGTGGCGTCGAGCAGGAGTTTCTCGACTCCGTCGAGCAGGAGGCGGACGATCTCGCCTCGGATGCCCGCCATCGCACTCTCGCGCTCGGCGTTCCTCCCATCGACACCGTGTTCGACAATGTGTACGCGGAGCAGCATCCGCTCATCGACGAACAGAAGGAATGGCTGCATCGCTACGAGGCGTCGTTCGGGCAGGAGCAGGCATGA
- a CDS encoding alpha-ketoacid dehydrogenase subunit beta, with product MPFGKALNAGLRAALTNDPQVLLMGEDIGPLGGVYRITEGLHAEFGEKRVLDTPLAESGIVGTAIGLAMRGYRPVCEIQFDGFVFPAFDQITTQLSRMRNRHEGAVSMPIVIRIPFGGGIGSIEHHSESPEAYFAHTPGLRVVAPSTPNDAYWMIQEAIASDDPVIFFEPKSRYFAKGEVDFSAPVAPLHASRVARVGSDVTLVGYGAMVDTMLHAAELASQEGTSIEVIDVRSISPLDFAPILESVRKTGRLVVAQEAYGFVSVASEIAATVAEKAFYSLEAPVLRVAAFDTPYPPSKLENKYVPDADRILEAVDRSLAF from the coding sequence ATGCCCTTCGGCAAGGCGCTGAATGCCGGGCTGCGCGCCGCGCTGACGAACGATCCCCAGGTTCTGCTGATGGGCGAGGACATCGGCCCGCTCGGGGGCGTCTACCGCATCACCGAGGGTCTGCACGCCGAGTTCGGTGAGAAGCGCGTGCTCGACACTCCACTCGCCGAATCCGGCATCGTGGGAACAGCGATCGGTCTGGCCATGCGCGGATACCGACCGGTGTGCGAGATTCAATTCGACGGATTCGTCTTCCCGGCCTTCGACCAGATCACCACGCAACTCTCACGCATGCGCAACCGGCACGAGGGTGCGGTGTCGATGCCGATAGTCATTCGCATTCCGTTCGGCGGCGGCATCGGCTCCATCGAGCATCACTCAGAGAGCCCCGAGGCGTACTTCGCGCACACCCCCGGACTGCGGGTGGTTGCCCCGAGCACCCCGAACGACGCGTACTGGATGATTCAGGAGGCGATTGCCTCCGACGACCCGGTGATCTTCTTCGAGCCGAAAAGTCGCTATTTCGCCAAGGGCGAGGTGGACTTCTCGGCGCCCGTCGCGCCGCTACATGCCAGCCGGGTGGCCCGCGTCGGCAGCGACGTCACGCTCGTCGGGTACGGCGCCATGGTCGACACGATGCTGCACGCCGCCGAGCTCGCGAGCCAGGAGGGCACGAGCATAGAGGTCATCGACGTGCGCTCCATCTCCCCCCTCGATTTCGCGCCGATCCTCGAGTCGGTGCGCAAGACCGGCCGTCTCGTGGTGGCGCAGGAGGCGTATGGCTTCGTGAGCGTCGCATCCGAAATTGCCGCAACGGTCGCCGAGAAGGCGTTCTACTCGCTCGAGGCACCCGTGCTGCGGGTGGCGGCGTTCGATACTCCGTACCCGCCGTCGAAGCTCGAGAACAAGTACGTGCCCGACGCCGACCGCATTCTCGAGGCTGTCGACCGCAGCCTGGCCTTCTAA
- a CDS encoding dihydrolipoamide acetyltransferase family protein: MSESQFRLPDVGEGLTEAEIVAWKVAPGDTIVVNQVIVEIETAKSLVELPSPFDGVVGRLLVDEGQTVEVGTAIITVDATGDEAELSAGSGTADSVETDLVQDTAASVSQDEEATAPLVGYGSSGHGSSRRRARWSSGDRAGDPATPAPSERASEGRLQRTTASAGTVIAKPPIRKLAKDLGVDLGLVTATGPIGDVTRDDVLREATQAGVFHNIQTPEWPETREERIPVKGVRKAIATAMVSSAFTAPHVSVFVDVDATRTMEFVKRLKNSTDFAGVKVSPLLIMAKAMIWAVRRNPTVNSAWTDEEIIVRHYVNLGVAAATPRGLIVPNVKEAQSMSLLELAGALEQLTLTARDGRTPPADMANGTITVTNIGVFGMDTGTPILNPGEVAIVALGTIKQKPWVVDGEVRPRYVTTIGASFDHRVVDGDVASRFTADVAAIMEEPALLLD; this comes from the coding sequence ATGAGCGAGTCACAGTTCCGCCTTCCCGACGTGGGCGAAGGCCTGACCGAGGCCGAAATCGTCGCCTGGAAGGTGGCACCCGGCGACACCATCGTGGTGAACCAGGTGATAGTCGAGATCGAGACCGCCAAGTCGCTCGTCGAGCTGCCGTCGCCGTTCGATGGGGTCGTGGGCCGGTTGCTCGTTGACGAGGGCCAGACCGTCGAGGTTGGCACCGCGATCATCACGGTGGATGCGACGGGTGACGAGGCCGAGCTCTCGGCAGGTTCAGGAACCGCGGACAGTGTCGAGACGGACCTCGTGCAGGATACGGCGGCGAGCGTCTCGCAGGACGAAGAGGCGACAGCGCCGCTGGTTGGGTATGGGAGCTCCGGTCACGGTTCGTCCAGGAGGCGCGCGCGGTGGAGCTCAGGGGATCGCGCCGGCGATCCCGCGACCCCAGCGCCGAGCGAGCGCGCGAGTGAGGGTCGCCTCCAGCGGACAACAGCATCCGCCGGCACGGTCATCGCGAAGCCGCCGATCCGCAAGCTCGCGAAGGATCTCGGGGTCGACCTGGGCCTGGTGACAGCAACCGGGCCGATCGGCGACGTGACCCGTGACGACGTGCTGCGCGAGGCGACGCAGGCGGGCGTGTTCCACAACATCCAGACGCCGGAGTGGCCGGAGACCCGCGAGGAACGCATTCCGGTCAAGGGCGTGCGCAAGGCCATCGCCACGGCCATGGTGTCGAGCGCGTTCACCGCCCCGCACGTGAGCGTCTTCGTCGACGTGGATGCCACGCGCACCATGGAGTTCGTCAAGCGCCTCAAGAACTCCACCGACTTCGCCGGCGTGAAGGTCTCGCCGCTGTTGATCATGGCCAAGGCCATGATCTGGGCGGTGCGCCGTAACCCCACGGTGAACTCGGCGTGGACCGATGAGGAGATCATCGTGCGCCACTACGTAAACCTCGGCGTGGCCGCGGCGACCCCGCGCGGACTGATCGTGCCCAACGTCAAAGAGGCGCAGTCGATGTCACTGCTCGAGCTTGCCGGGGCGCTGGAACAGCTGACGCTGACGGCGCGAGACGGCAGAACTCCCCCGGCGGACATGGCGAACGGTACCATCACGGTGACCAACATCGGCGTCTTCGGCATGGACACCGGCACCCCGATTCTCAACCCCGGCGAGGTGGCGATCGTCGCGCTCGGCACCATCAAGCAGAAGCCGTGGGTGGTCGACGGCGAGGTGCGGCCGCGCTACGTCACGACCATCGGCGCCTCCTTTGATCACCGCGTGGTCGACGGAGACGTTGCCAGCCGCTTCACCGCCGATGTCGCCGCCATCATGGAGGAACCCGCACTGCTGCTCGACTGA
- a CDS encoding ABC transporter substrate-binding protein produces the protein MKNPLKKTMAVVAVVAAAGLALSGCASSNDSGNTGSGAKGLQTVNVGIVQLSIFAPIYIAEAKGYFKDEGIKLNLQNVKSGQDAIPLASSGKLDVVAAGFAAGMFSAVQTGLDIKVVGSMGVSDDSDEPASALIVSKKEHDNGTITSVKDLKGKRIGALGGGGATSAFYVSMALKEAGLSNKDVTFVQLSSPDIPTAIKNGSIDGAFVSAPFWSNAVNDGTAVKLWQTPAGTSGTGVIYGGKFVKSKLAQPFFNAMVRASADLQGDKKYSDENMKIIAKATDQTVESLKAVPLYSWLPNLAPLPDQLADMEKVWIDAKAIQYTTPLKPSTYVDTTFADNAKTK, from the coding sequence GTGAAGAATCCCCTGAAGAAAACCATGGCGGTCGTTGCCGTCGTCGCGGCCGCGGGCCTCGCGCTCAGCGGCTGCGCATCATCGAACGACTCGGGCAACACGGGTTCGGGAGCGAAGGGGCTCCAGACCGTGAATGTCGGCATCGTTCAGCTCTCGATCTTCGCCCCGATCTACATCGCCGAGGCCAAGGGCTACTTCAAGGACGAGGGCATCAAGCTCAACCTGCAGAACGTCAAGTCCGGTCAGGATGCGATTCCGCTGGCCTCCAGCGGAAAGCTCGACGTCGTGGCGGCTGGTTTCGCGGCCGGCATGTTCAGCGCGGTGCAGACGGGCCTGGACATCAAGGTCGTCGGTTCGATGGGTGTCTCCGACGACAGCGACGAGCCGGCATCCGCCCTGATCGTCTCCAAGAAGGAGCACGACAACGGCACCATCACCTCGGTGAAGGACCTGAAGGGCAAGCGCATCGGTGCCTTGGGCGGCGGCGGCGCCACGAGCGCGTTCTACGTGAGCATGGCGCTCAAGGAGGCGGGCCTCAGCAACAAGGACGTGACCTTCGTTCAGCTGAGCAGCCCGGACATTCCCACGGCCATCAAGAACGGCAGCATCGACGGCGCCTTCGTTTCTGCACCGTTCTGGAGCAACGCCGTCAACGATGGCACCGCTGTCAAGCTTTGGCAGACGCCGGCAGGCACCTCGGGCACTGGCGTGATCTATGGCGGCAAGTTCGTCAAGTCCAAACTCGCCCAGCCCTTCTTCAACGCCATGGTGCGCGCCTCGGCCGACCTGCAGGGCGACAAGAAGTACTCCGATGAGAACATGAAGATCATCGCGAAGGCGACCGACCAGACGGTGGAATCCCTCAAGGCGGTGCCGCTGTACTCGTGGCTGCCGAACCTGGCTCCGCTGCCCGACCAGCTTGCCGACATGGAGAAGGTCTGGATCGACGCCAAGGCGATCCAGTACACGACGCCGCTCAAGCCGAGCACGTACGTCGACACCACCTTCGCCGACAACGCGAAGACCAAGTAG
- a CDS encoding ABC transporter permease, whose translation MTDTQKTTKMPNSRGAAGTDPELEAAIDRENARERRFKTRDVLLAIATPLVLLVAWEVAADTGVIDGRLFSPPSAIAVRGAEMVTSGELFGHLAATVARLLTGFVIGSILGIIAGMLMGVWRPVRAALEPMFTALYALPKIAILPLLLLIFGLTETPKVLAVVISVFFVVQINTLAGIIQIDSRILEAARAYNATGWKLFRTVLLPAAMPSIMTGLRVSAGMAVIVITAVEFVASNTGLGYLIWNSWQLFQPATMFVGLITVSLVGAIVTGLIILLERALLPWQRSNHHRKKAKSQ comes from the coding sequence ATGACCGACACACAGAAGACCACGAAGATGCCGAACTCGCGCGGAGCCGCGGGCACCGACCCCGAGCTCGAGGCGGCGATCGATCGAGAGAACGCACGCGAGCGGCGATTCAAGACCCGCGACGTGCTGCTGGCAATAGCAACGCCCCTCGTGCTGCTCGTGGCCTGGGAGGTCGCCGCCGATACGGGCGTCATCGACGGGCGGCTCTTCAGCCCGCCCTCGGCGATCGCCGTTCGCGGCGCCGAGATGGTGACGAGCGGTGAGCTGTTCGGACACCTCGCCGCCACGGTCGCCCGCCTGCTCACAGGGTTTGTCATCGGAAGCATTCTGGGCATCATCGCCGGCATGCTGATGGGCGTTTGGCGCCCGGTTCGAGCGGCACTCGAGCCGATGTTCACGGCCCTGTACGCCCTGCCCAAGATCGCGATCCTGCCCCTGCTGCTGCTGATTTTCGGACTCACCGAGACCCCGAAGGTCCTGGCCGTGGTCATCTCGGTGTTCTTCGTCGTGCAGATCAACACGCTGGCGGGAATCATCCAGATCGACAGCCGCATCCTCGAAGCTGCGCGTGCATACAATGCCACCGGCTGGAAGCTGTTCCGCACCGTGTTGCTGCCCGCGGCGATGCCCTCCATCATGACGGGGCTGCGGGTCTCAGCCGGCATGGCGGTCATCGTCATCACGGCGGTGGAGTTCGTGGCGTCCAACACGGGTCTCGGCTACCTCATCTGGAACTCCTGGCAGCTCTTCCAGCCCGCGACGATGTTCGTCGGGCTCATCACCGTATCCCTGGTCGGCGCCATTGTCACGGGCCTGATCATTCTGCTCGAACGAGCGCTACTGCCCTGGCAGCGCTCGAACCACCATCGAAAGAAGGCGAAATCACAGTGA
- a CDS encoding ABC transporter ATP-binding protein, producing the protein MTQTPVATDVDAFVVRNLSKVFTGVKRVQALSDINLNLKEGSFTCIVGPSGCGKSTLLRILGGLETATVGDVQHNAPKTKVPQSAFVFQEHGVFPWFDVLQNVAFGENMASVPKKERLENARRWIAEVGLTGFESSYPHQLSGGMRQRIAIARAFATGSPALLMDEPLGALDAQTRILMQEQLVRLWEAERKTVVLVTHSIEEALLLGDQIVMMSSRPGRVKEIIDVPFGRPRDIEVEGTAQFARMKQDIWESLRDEVQASMKFS; encoded by the coding sequence ATGACTCAAACACCAGTCGCCACCGATGTCGACGCATTCGTGGTGAGAAACCTCTCAAAGGTCTTTACCGGCGTCAAGCGGGTGCAGGCCCTGAGCGACATCAACCTCAATCTCAAAGAGGGCTCGTTCACCTGCATCGTCGGCCCATCCGGATGCGGCAAATCCACCCTGCTGCGCATCCTCGGCGGGCTGGAGACCGCGACCGTCGGAGACGTGCAGCACAACGCCCCGAAGACCAAGGTTCCCCAGTCGGCCTTCGTCTTTCAGGAGCACGGCGTGTTCCCGTGGTTCGACGTGCTGCAGAATGTGGCATTCGGCGAGAACATGGCATCCGTTCCCAAGAAGGAGCGGCTGGAGAACGCGCGTCGCTGGATCGCCGAGGTCGGCCTCACCGGATTCGAGAGCAGTTACCCCCACCAGCTCTCGGGCGGCATGCGCCAGCGCATCGCCATCGCGCGGGCGTTCGCCACCGGCTCGCCGGCCCTGCTTATGGACGAGCCGCTGGGAGCACTGGACGCCCAGACGCGCATCCTCATGCAGGAGCAGCTCGTGCGCCTGTGGGAGGCGGAGCGCAAGACCGTCGTGCTGGTGACCCACTCCATCGAGGAGGCGCTGCTGCTGGGCGATCAGATCGTCATGATGTCCTCGCGCCCCGGGCGGGTCAAGGAGATTATCGACGTACCCTTCGGCCGGCCTCGCGACATCGAGGTCGAGGGCACCGCGCAGTTCGCGCGAATGAAGCAGGACATCTGGGAGTCGCTGCGCGACGAGGTGCAGGCCTCGATGAAGTTCTCATGA
- a CDS encoding FAD-dependent oxidoreductase codes for MQHVNDDNPFDFDVIVIGGGSAGIAAAVGAAQSGATVCLVERYGFLGGAATISSVLTHCGFFDQRKEQVVKGVGQQLLDRFSQRDVYQTQTMEESGNTVVLLDMETTKSVFDELVAEAGITLYLHSQLISAETHDGIITSVEFAHRAGSTVLRAKTFIDASGDGALIHAAGAAARLSDLVERQASTLVIRIGGVEEGADLSPSGMRRAVEKYSEKTGVELVRTSGIAVRMPVTREVMLLLADQHRDVLDVAELTRAEIEARQLSWHYLAAFRDSYAGWASSFLAATGPQIGIREARRLHGLDEVTSDDVTEGRKREDDAIARCGWPMENHVAPGITEYGGIRNKGWYHIPYGAICSSTHDNLWAGGRLVSSDNRAYASLRVMGTSFATGHACGVAAAVYAEAGAHDLPETRRRLEEQRALI; via the coding sequence TTGCAGCACGTCAATGACGACAACCCCTTCGACTTCGATGTCATTGTGATCGGCGGTGGTTCCGCGGGAATCGCGGCTGCCGTTGGCGCCGCCCAGTCCGGTGCGACGGTGTGCCTCGTGGAACGGTACGGATTCCTGGGTGGGGCGGCGACGATCAGTTCCGTTCTCACCCACTGCGGCTTCTTCGACCAGCGCAAAGAGCAGGTCGTGAAGGGAGTAGGCCAGCAGCTTCTCGACCGCTTCAGCCAGCGCGATGTGTACCAGACGCAGACGATGGAGGAATCAGGAAACACCGTCGTTCTGCTCGACATGGAGACCACGAAGAGCGTCTTCGACGAGTTGGTCGCCGAAGCCGGAATCACCCTGTACCTGCACAGCCAGCTCATTTCGGCCGAGACCCACGACGGAATCATCACGAGTGTGGAGTTCGCCCATCGCGCGGGATCCACCGTTCTGCGGGCGAAGACGTTCATCGACGCGAGCGGAGACGGGGCGCTGATTCACGCCGCCGGCGCTGCAGCACGACTCTCCGATCTCGTCGAACGCCAGGCGAGCACCCTCGTGATCCGCATCGGCGGCGTCGAAGAGGGCGCGGATCTCTCACCGTCGGGCATGCGGCGTGCCGTCGAGAAGTACAGCGAGAAGACGGGCGTCGAGCTGGTGCGCACGAGCGGGATCGCGGTGCGCATGCCGGTGACCCGGGAGGTCATGCTGCTGCTCGCCGACCAGCATCGTGACGTTCTGGACGTGGCCGAGCTCACCCGCGCCGAGATCGAGGCCCGCCAGCTCAGCTGGCACTACCTGGCCGCATTCCGTGACTCATACGCCGGCTGGGCGTCGAGCTTTCTTGCGGCGACCGGCCCGCAGATCGGCATTCGCGAGGCACGCCGGCTGCACGGCCTCGATGAAGTGACCTCCGACGATGTCACCGAGGGGCGCAAGCGCGAAGACGACGCCATCGCGCGCTGCGGCTGGCCCATGGAGAATCACGTGGCGCCCGGCATCACCGAATACGGCGGCATCAGGAACAAGGGCTGGTACCACATTCCCTATGGCGCGATCTGCTCGAGCACGCACGACAACCTCTGGGCCGGCGGCCGCCTGGTGAGTTCGGACAACCGCGCATACGCATCCCTTCGTGTCATGGGCACCTCGTTTGCCACAGGCCACGCCTGTGGAGTGGCCGCCGCCGTCTACGCCGAGGCCGGCGCGCACGACCTCCCGGAGACCCGGCGCCGTCTCGAAGAACAGCGAGCACTGATCTAG
- a CDS encoding LysR family transcriptional regulator: MELRHLRYFEKVAGYGSVSKAAAALTMTQPTLSRQILELEAELGHDLFERTAKGVTLTAAGVGLFRHLEVVFAQLERIPEVLETSSRSQELVRVGIPQGLPHAWFLALLDAVRTEMPDASISLHEATTYDQQQLLQNGLIDVAVLHMPPPELDSVQVLSQRIGLAVPMDSPLLNRTMLGFGDLAGLRIMAHATGAITIEEARLRAESAKAGVETSWVFRKFSEHSSLIAISSGVDGVLVTRATANRHLADWGWIPIRNQDDEGHTTEVRSWLTLTPSARPYLRRLVAVMVAAAKRLEVELDPS, encoded by the coding sequence ATGGAGCTTCGACACCTCAGGTATTTCGAGAAGGTGGCCGGCTACGGCTCGGTCAGCAAGGCCGCCGCGGCCCTCACCATGACCCAGCCCACCCTGAGCCGACAAATTCTCGAGCTCGAGGCCGAACTGGGGCACGATCTGTTCGAACGCACGGCAAAGGGGGTGACCCTCACCGCTGCGGGCGTCGGGCTGTTTCGCCACCTGGAGGTGGTGTTCGCACAGCTCGAACGCATCCCCGAAGTCTTGGAAACCTCGAGTCGCTCGCAGGAGCTCGTGCGGGTCGGCATCCCCCAGGGACTGCCGCACGCCTGGTTTCTGGCCCTGCTCGACGCGGTGCGCACCGAGATGCCGGATGCCTCCATCTCGCTTCACGAGGCCACCACCTACGACCAGCAGCAGCTTCTGCAAAACGGTCTCATCGACGTCGCTGTTCTGCACATGCCTCCGCCCGAGCTGGACTCGGTTCAGGTGCTCTCGCAGAGGATCGGCCTTGCCGTGCCAATGGATTCGCCGTTGCTCAACCGAACCATGCTCGGTTTTGGCGACCTCGCCGGGCTGCGCATCATGGCGCACGCGACGGGGGCCATCACGATTGAAGAGGCGCGGCTGCGCGCCGAGTCCGCAAAGGCGGGCGTGGAAACATCCTGGGTCTTCCGCAAGTTCTCGGAGCACAGCAGCCTCATCGCCATCAGCTCGGGGGTCGACGGGGTGCTGGTGACGCGGGCCACCGCGAACCGCCACCTGGCCGACTGGGGATGGATTCCGATTCGCAACCAGGACGACGAAGGTCACACCACCGAGGTGCGCAGCTGGCTCACTCTCACGCCGTCGGCGCGACCGTACCTGCGCCGTCTCGTTGCGGTCATGGTTGCCGCCGCAAAGCGCCTCGAGGTCGAGCTCGACCCATCGTGA